CGGGGTCGCTGTGCGGCAGACCGACCTCGACGACGTCCGCGCCGCCGTCGAGGACGGCCTTGATCGCCTCGATGCCGCCGTCCACGGTCGGGAACCCGGCCGGGAGGTAGGCGATGAGCGCGGAGCGGTCCTCGGCCTTGGCGGCGGCGAGGGTGTCGGCCAGCAGCCGGATGTTCCCGCTCACTTCGCGTCCCCCTCGATCTCGGCGGTGTCGGCCGCGTTGGCGGCGACCTCGGCGTCGGTGTCGTACAGCCCGAAGTAGCGGGCGGCGGTGTCCATGTCCTTGTCGCCTCGACCGGACAGGTTGACGATGATCAGCCCGTCCTTGCCGAGCTCCTTGCCGACCTCCAGGGCGCCGGCCAGCGCGTGCGCGCTCTCGATGGCCGGGATGATGCCCTCGGTGCGCGACAGCAGGCGCAGCGCCTGCATGGCCGCGTCGTCGGTGACCGCGCGGTACTCGGCGCGGCCGGTGTCCTTGAGGTAGGAGTGCTCGGGGCCGATGCCCGGGTAGTCCAGTCCCGCCGAGATGGAGTACGGCTCGGTGATCTGGCCCTCGTCGTCCTGGAGGACGTAGGAGCGGGAGCCGTGCAGGATGCCGGGCTCGCCCGCGGTCAGGGTCGCCGCGTGCTCGCCGGTCTCGATGCCGTGCCCGGCCGGTTCGCAGCCGACGAGGCGTACGTCGGCGTCCGGGATGAAGGCGTGGAACAGGCCGATGGCGTTGGAACCGCCGCCGACGCAGGCGACGGCCGCGTCGGGCAGCCGCCCGGCGCGCTCCAGGATCTGGCGGCGGGCCTCGACGCCGATGACGCGGTGGAAGTCGCGGACCATCGCCGGGAAGGGGTGCGGTCCGGCGACCGTGCCGAAGAGGTAGTGGGTGCGGTCGACGTTGGCGACCCAGTCGCGG
The Streptomyces sp. NBC_01485 genome window above contains:
- the trpB gene encoding tryptophan synthase subunit beta is translated as MPSEFFIPDPEGQVPTAEGYFGAFGGKFIPEALVAAVDEVAVEYDKAKHDPEFARELDDLLVHYTGRPSSLTEVPRFAEHAGGARIFLKREDLNHTGSHKINNVLGQALLTRRMGKTRVIAETGAGQHGVATATACALFGLECTIYMGEIDTQRQALNVARMRMLGAEVVAVKSGSRTLKDAINEAFRDWVANVDRTHYLFGTVAGPHPFPAMVRDFHRVIGVEARRQILERAGRLPDAAVACVGGGSNAIGLFHAFIPDADVRLVGCEPAGHGIETGEHAATLTAGEPGILHGSRSYVLQDDEGQITEPYSISAGLDYPGIGPEHSYLKDTGRAEYRAVTDDAAMQALRLLSRTEGIIPAIESAHALAGALEVGKELGKDGLIIVNLSGRGDKDMDTAARYFGLYDTDAEVAANAADTAEIEGDAK